One Aspergillus oryzae RIB40 DNA, chromosome 2 genomic window carries:
- a CDS encoding DUF409 domain protein (predicted Dolichyl-phosphate-mannose-protein mannosyltransferase), which yields MAAGLALARPNLLNPNNPIRSLSLAFWLWKAFVFLIIIGCPGPGYDTSTGLLPYQESAASGAKLEAIRHAPFSFPLKLVRWDSIYFVHIVRDDYVFEQEWAFGYGYTRILSFLTSVALSHIAHYFSVLALYRLSINIFGHDNTSGALISFLSATLHIICPAGAFLSAPYGESLFSFLNITGYFLYSSSLLDANAGKRASSDAKLLLAAALFSIATAVRSNGILSGALFAFDALLQLRKIFTQGISGDILLRLGVIVVGGCVIALGLIVPQWIAYTTFCMSDEPLRPWCEQLIPSIYGWVQVHYWNVGFLRYWTLSNLPLFILAFPMLFLMCRSSIWALNTAWPLDTATAVLTRLAAPNGLLAVMAFTSYHVQIINRISSGYPLWYWYIICQLSSHVADSSSVVKRSQTFSIAIQGMVIYAIVQAVLFGSFLPPA from the exons ATGGCTGCCGGGCTGGCCTTAGCCCGCCCAAACCTCTTGAATCCCAACAATCCCATTAGGAGTCTATCACTAGCTTTCTGGTTATGGAAggcttttgtctttctgatTATCATTGGTTGCCCGGGGCCCGGTTATGATACTTCCACAGGGCTGCTACCTTACCAGGAATCCGCTGCTTCTGGTGCCAAGTTGGAAGCCATTAGGCATGCACCcttctcatttcctttgAAGCTTGTCAGGTGGGATTCAATATACTTTGTGCATATTGTGCGCGATGACTATGTCTTTGAACAAGAATGGGCATTTGGCTACGGGTACACTAGAATCCTCTCCTTTCTAACATCTG TTGCCCTCTCTCATATTGCCCATTACTTTTCGGTATTGGCTCTATACAGACTCTCCATCAACATTTTTGGTCATGACAACACCTCAGGGGCGTTAATTAGTTTCCTTTCTGCTACCTTACACATTATCTGCCCTGCAGGGGCATTTCTCTCTGCACCCTACGGAGAATCCctattctcctttctcaacATTACTGGGTATTTTTTATATTCGTCTTCCCTACTTGATGCCAACGCTGGTAAGCGGGCGTCCAGTGATGCGAAACTGTTGCTTGCGGCTGCATTATTTTCAATAGCTACAGCCGTCCGCAGCAATGGGATCCTTAGCGGAGCCCTGTTCGCATTTGACGCGCTGCTACAGTTGCGCAAGATTTTTACCCAAGGTATATCGGGGGATATTTTGCTTCGCCTCGGTGTCATtgtggttggtggttgtgtAATAGCTTTGGGGCTCATTGTGCCACAGTGGATTGCGTACACGACATTTTGCATGTCTGACGAGCCTTTGCGACCGTGGTGTGAACAGCTCATACCTAGTATCTATGGCTGGGTTCAGGTTCATTATTG GAATGTAGGGTTCCTACGATACTGGACACTTTCCAATCTGCCTCTTTTTATCCTGGCTTTCCCCATGTTGTTCTTGATGTGCCGCTCCTCTATCTGGGCATTAAATACGGCATGGCCATTAGATACAGCAACCGCAGTACTAACACGGCTTGCGGCACCCAATGGTCTGCTTGCCGTGATGGCTTTTACTAGCTATCACGTTCAGATCATCAATCGGATATCTTCTGGGTATCCTCTCTGGTATTGGTACATCATATGTCAGCTTTCCAGCCATGTTGCGGACTCTAGTAGCGTGGTCAAGCGCAGCCAAACTTTCTCGATTGCTATACAAGGCATGGTGATCTATGCCATTGTTCAGGCGGTTCTTTTTGGATCCTTTCTGCCGCCAGCTTAG
- a CDS encoding uncharacterized protein (predicted protein) — protein MGLGSFYGRYKGSETERPQKGPPRAMTASPVASVISSDGEYSTAGTVLSQSRNARPQTFRKQSSRPKTIYQLAHPASHARHKRLRLRPKLLLQLQRVSQTPRPLPVLDVLPSTVFLPRLSRKFPTIFRGKKGLGPNDLIIVTSDLYERSGGDIADKYLSSDEEHGEHREVVATICQLLKEDALSKGKAEICLNYGPVWEATPLPNGSYEFVANTENGIQILRWVLRGARNRRVSAPPGTTPQADTKRFTFSVINPNTRRHPVIATMARNHLEIFDEYAMPTASGLPLSPTSTMSVISDDSEMDASLDKKVIETDDNLRTLIIITSIWVAFREGWSHNFTYDDSAVTFNAGLSPSRQPSPSAARAENEPIPAGRDNRSERLVSNGSKNRASVPNGSSSQPNAPSDRSIAYGSLTKRSNSTGAAFMERTNRRASGITGRPKRHSLRSSPRELDQNGNSPVEQSIRSPTRQSASPDPPLDSSRAESKQLHKEMPTPAEQYF, from the exons ATGGGCTTGGGGAGTTTTTATGGCCGGTATAAGGGCTCAGAGACAGAGCGACCCCAGAAGGGACCGCCGCGAGCAATGACTGCGAGCCCGGTGGCGTCGGTGATTTCGAGCGATGGGGAGTACTCGACAGCAGGCACAGTGCTCAGTCAATCTCGGAACGCCCGGCCGCAGACATTTAGGAAACAATCGTCGCGGCCTAAAACAATCTACCAATTAGCTCACCCCGCGTCCCATGCACGTCATAAGCGACTGAGGCTCCGTCCcaagcttcttctgcagctaCAGCGAGTATCACAAACCCCACGCCCCTTGCCTGTCCTGGATGTATTACCGTCGACCGTATTTTTACCTAGATTGTCGCGCAAGTTCCCCACGATTTTTCGAGGCAAGAAGGGATTAGGCCCAAATGATTTGATTATCGTGACCAGCGATCTCTATGAACGGTCGGGTGGGGACATTGCCGACAAGTATCTCAGCTCGGACGAGGAACACGGCGAACATCGTGAAGTCGTCGCAACAATTTGCCAACTTCTCAAGGAGGATGCGTTGTCGAAAGGGAAGGCGGAAATTTGTCTCAATTACGGCCCGGTATGGGAAGCGACACCCCTTCCCAATGGATCCTACGAGTTCGTGGCCAACACCGAAAATGGTATTCAGATCCTGCGATGGGTGCTTCGCGGAGCACGGAATCGCCGCGTCTCTGCCCCCCCAGGGACTACGCCTCAGGCGGACACAAAACGATTTACTTTCAGCGTCATCAACCCTAACACCCGTCGTCACCCGGTCATCGCGACTATGGCTCGTAATCACCTGGAAATCTTTGATGAGTACGCGATGCCCACGGCATCCGGACTGCCTCTATCGCCAACGTCTACGATGTCTGTGATCAGCGATGATTCAGAAATGGACGCCTCTTTGGAcaagaaggtcattgagACGGACGATAATCTGCGGACgttgatcatcatcaccagtATTTGGGTGGCATTCAGAGAAGGCTGGTCGCATAATTTCACTTATGACGATTCAGCCGTGACTTTTAACGCGGGGCTCTCCCCGTCTCGACagccatctccatctgcagCCAGAGCCGAGAATGAACCGATACCCGCTGGACGGGATAATCGTTCGGAACGGCTGGTATCGAATGGCTCGAAGAACCGTGCATCGGTGCCAAATGGCTCATCCTCCCAACCAAATGCACCCTCAGACCGGTCCATAGCATATGGTAGTCTGACTAAGCGCTCGAATTCAACCGGCGCAGCTTTTATGGAGCGAACCAACCGGCGTGCTTCTGGAATCACTGGCCGACCCAAAAGACATAGTTTGCGTTCCAGTCCTCGCGAATTGGACCAGAATGGAAACAGCCCAGTGGAACAAAGTATTAGAAGTCCCACAAGGCAGTCTGCATCCCCAGATCCGCCACTGGATAGCTCGCGAG CTGAGTCGAAGCAGCTCCACAAGGAGATGCCGACGCCGGCTGAGCAGTATTTTTGA
- a CDS encoding aldo/keto reductase (voltage-gated shaker-like K+ channel, subunit beta/KCNAB), which produces MVPAETEMRRLGTSGLKISKVILGAMSYGTKEWQDWVLNEDEALPLIEHAYKRGINTWDTADVYSHGRSEEIIGKALTKYNIPRNRVVILTKCYFGVDDGGKQPPISAAGRNDGDWVNRVGLSRKHIFDAVDASVSRLGTYIDVLQIHRLDRDTPREEIMRALNDVIESGKVRYIGASTMAAWEFQTLQNIAERNGWHKFISMQNYHNLLAREEEREMIPYCVDSGVGLIPWSPMARGVLARPWNSRSTTRESTDAALKLLVRSRESEADKAIVDRVEELAKKKGVSMAQVSIAWSLSHTNENPILGLNSKERIDEAVASIKVKLTDEEIKYLEEPYIPKALSALER; this is translated from the exons ATGGTCCCGGCCGAAACGGAGATGCGTCG GCTCGGAACCTCCGGCCTCAAGATCTCCAAGGTCATCCTCGGTGCCATGTCCTACGGCACCAAGGAATGGCAGGATTGGGTGCTAAACGAGGACGAGGCCCTTCCCTTGATCGAGCACGCATACAAGCGTGGAATCAACACCTGGGACACA GCCGACGTCTACTCCCACGGTCGCTCCGAGGAAATCATCGGAAAGGCCCTGACAAAGTACAACATCCCGCGCAACCGTGTAGTCATCCTGACCAAGTGCTATTTTGGAGTCGACGACGGAGGCAAGCAACCTCCTATCTCCGCCGCAGGCCGGAACGACGGCGACTGGGTCAACCGGGTTGGCCTGTCCCGGAAGCACATTTTCGATGCGGTGGACGCCAGCGTGAGCAGACTGGGCACTTACATCGACGTATTGCAGATCCACCGTCTGGATCGGGACACGCCCCGTGAGGAGATCATGAGGGCGCTCAACGATGTGATCGAGAGCGGGAAGGTCAGATACATTGGGGCTAGTACT ATGGCCGCGTGGGAGTTCCAAACGCTCCAAAATATCGCGGAACGGAACGGATGGCACAAGTTTATCTCTATGCAGAACTATCATAACCTCTTGGCTCGGGAGGAGGAGCGCGAGATGATCCCTTACTGTGTTGACTCCGGGGTGGGTCTGATCCCTTGGTCTCCTATGGCGCGTGGTGTGCTGGCACGGCCGTGGAATTCTCGTTCGACAACCCGTGAGTCCACCGATGCGGCGCTCAAACTCCTTGTCCGGAGCCGAGAGTCCGAGGCCGACAAGGCGATCGTCGACCGAGTGGAGGAGCttgccaagaagaagggtgtCAGCATGGCGCAGGTGTCCATTGCTTGGTCCTTGAGTCACACTAATGAAAATCCCATCCTGGGTTTGAACAGCAAGGAGCgcattgatgaagctgtTGCTAGTATCAAGGTCAAGTTGACCGACGAGGAGATCAAGTATCTGGAGGAACCGTATATTCCTAAGGCTTTGTCTGCTCTGGAACGGTAA
- a CDS encoding carbonic anhydrase (predicted carbonic anhydrase involved in protection against oxidative damage), whose amino-acid sequence MPDRFTTALQANKEWAARTALEHPDLFPTLANGQSPEILWIGCSDSRCPETVVLGLKPGDVFVHRNIANILHAGDLSSSAVIEYAVRHLRVNHIVLSGHTKCGGIAAALGNKQLGILDPWLLPLRQIREQNLAELQTLSPEDATVRMAELNVREGVKLLKSKAVVLEAMQERGLQVHGLIYDVACGMLRDIDTKDSEEEIKRRLVAFKTEA is encoded by the exons ATGCCAG ACCGATTCACTACCGCGCTGCAGGCAAACAAGGAGTGGGCTGCCAGAACTGCCCTGGAACATCCGGACCTGTTCCCCACGCTTGCCAATGGCCAGTCCCCCGAAATTCTCTGGATCGGCTGCTCCGATTCTCGATGCCCTGAGACGGTCGTTCTCGGACTAAAGCCTGGCGATGTCTTTGTCCATCGGAATATCGCCAATATCTTGCACGCCGGCGATCTCAGCTCGAGTGCAGTCATTGAATATGCCGTCCGTCATCTGCGGGTCAACCACATCGTGCTCTCCGGCCACACCAAGTGTGGTGGTATCGCAGCTGCCCTTGGTAACAAGCAACTCGGTATCCTGGATCCCTGGCTGTTGCCTCTGCGCCAGATCCGTGAGCAGAACCTTGCTGAGTTGCAGACATTGTCACCGGAGGATGCGACCGTCAGGATGGCGGAGCTAAACGTCCGGGAAGGTGTCAAGTTATTGAAGTCGAAGGCTGTAGTGCTTGAAGCGATGCAAGAGCGGGGTCTCCAGGTTCACGGACTCATTTATGATGTCGCCTGTGGTATGCTCCGGGATATCGACACCAAGGActcggaggaagagatcaagagGAGACTAGTGGCCTTCAAGACAGAGGCTTAG